A region from the Thermoplasmatales archaeon genome encodes:
- a CDS encoding transposase, IS605 OrfB family, with protein MKVRRTEQVYLRENDTISHMCHLSKNLYNQVNYILRQQFIDKQKLTTYGDLVKIFQEPSEEEDHNNYQKLPAQTAQWTIRKTKQAWDSFFRAIKAWKKRPDKFMGRPGLPGYKARDGEFLLIFTNQQCSIENRILKFPRIMGVEVKTRLNDVKLKEVRIVPQGTGYMMEIVYEKEIADIPVPKPKRVMGMDIGVRNLVTMGNNIPDKGIAVKAGLLKSINQYFNKELARYRSINDLQGNERKQTKRLQKLFMKRNRKVKDIMHKVSKSIVEYAKSMGIDTIVIGHNKEWKQSPAMGRKNNQNFVQLPFNMLITQIKYKAEEAGINVMIQNEDHTSKCSFLDNESVEHHDTYLGRRIRRGTFRSANGKLIHADLQASYNIMKKAVPEAFANGIEGIGLYPRSLSISQMITSKGRS; from the coding sequence ATGAAGGTTAGGAGAACAGAGCAGGTATACTTAAGGGAAAACGACACCATCTCACATATGTGCCATCTCTCCAAGAACCTCTACAACCAGGTCAACTACATACTGAGACAGCAATTCATCGATAAACAGAAGCTCACAACATACGGAGATCTGGTGAAGATATTCCAGGAACCATCTGAAGAAGAGGATCACAACAATTACCAGAAATTACCGGCACAGACAGCACAGTGGACCATAAGGAAGACCAAACAGGCATGGGACTCGTTCTTCAGAGCAATAAAGGCATGGAAGAAGCGTCCTGATAAATTCATGGGAAGACCCGGATTGCCGGGATACAAGGCCAGAGACGGTGAATTCCTCTTGATATTCACCAACCAGCAGTGCAGCATAGAGAATAGGATACTGAAATTCCCCAGGATAATGGGTGTGGAGGTAAAAACAAGGCTGAATGACGTAAAGCTGAAAGAGGTAAGGATAGTGCCACAGGGCACAGGGTACATGATGGAAATAGTGTACGAGAAGGAGATAGCAGATATACCTGTACCAAAGCCAAAAAGGGTCATGGGCATGGACATCGGCGTGAGGAATCTTGTAACTATGGGTAACAACATCCCTGACAAAGGGATTGCTGTAAAGGCAGGATTGCTCAAATCGATCAATCAGTATTTTAACAAGGAACTTGCTAGATACAGGAGCATAAACGACCTTCAGGGAAATGAGAGAAAGCAGACCAAGAGGTTGCAGAAACTCTTCATGAAGAGAAACAGGAAGGTCAAGGACATCATGCATAAGGTTTCGAAATCCATTGTGGAGTATGCAAAGAGCATGGGAATAGACACAATCGTCATAGGGCATAACAAGGAATGGAAGCAGTCCCCAGCCATGGGAAGGAAGAATAACCAGAACTTTGTCCAGCTGCCCTTCAACATGCTCATAACACAGATAAAATATAAAGCCGAAGAGGCTGGAATCAATGTCATGATACAGAACGAGGATCACACAAGCAAATGTTCATTCCTTGATAATGAGAGCGTAGAACACCATGACACATACTTGGGAAGGAGGATCAGGAGAGGCACATTCCGATCCGCAAACGGAAAGCTGATCCATGCCGATCTCCAGGCATCATATAACATAATGAAGAAAGCAGTCCCCGAAGCGTTCGCCAACGGGATAGAGGGTATAGGGTTATACCCACGAAGTTTAAGCATCAGTCAGATGATAACTTCCAAAGGTCGAAGTTAA
- a CDS encoding hypothetical protein (Resolvase, N terminal domain) — MKAEEVLNLLQISRKTLHVYSKNGRIRYTVMPNKRYNYNEEDVYKILNKDVKRKTVLYARVSTYKQKNDLQNQIQQLKQWCFMNGYTISAIYSDIASGISFEKRKGFFEMLDEIINNKVEKVIVTYKDRLSRVGFELFSYLFRKYRTEIVIISEVGSTELDSGEVFEDIASMLHSYSMKMYSRRRNHSIEVGYEG; from the coding sequence ATGAAGGCTGAAGAAGTTTTGAATTTATTGCAAATTTCCAGAAAGACTCTTCATGTCTACTCAAAGAACGGCAGGATCAGGTACACCGTGATGCCCAACAAACGATACAACTACAATGAGGAAGACGTTTATAAAATCCTGAACAAGGATGTCAAGAGAAAAACTGTGTTATATGCACGCGTATCCACTTACAAGCAGAAGAACGATCTTCAGAACCAGATTCAACAACTGAAACAGTGGTGCTTCATGAATGGGTATACGATAAGTGCAATATACTCGGATATTGCATCCGGCATATCATTCGAGAAACGGAAAGGATTCTTTGAGATGTTAGATGAGATTATAAACAACAAAGTTGAAAAAGTGATAGTAACCTATAAGGACAGGCTAAGCAGGGTTGGTTTTGAATTGTTCAGCTACCTGTTCAGGAAATACAGAACAGAAATAGTGATTATCTCGGAAGTAGGCAGTACAGAACTCGATTCCGGGGAGGTCTTTGAGGATATAGCTTCAATGCTGCACAGTTACTCCATGAAGATGTATTCCAGACGCCGGAATCATTCCATTGAGGTCGGGTATGAAGGTTAG
- the hacA_2 gene encoding Homoaconitase large subunit, whose translation MNKVDSNLAESKLRQVSSIKIGDRSYYYFSLKALERLGHDISRLPITIRIFLESLIRNLDMNEVTETDVENLLKWTPENPGDFEIPFKVARVLMQDFTGVPAIVDLAAMREAGRINGSDPQIINPQIPVDLVIDHSVQVDFWGKPDALTLNIEKEFERNAERYRFLKWAQSSFKNLRIVAPSVGICHQVNLEYLAQVVKVSEMDGKQYAFPDTLVGTDSHTTMVNGIGVLGWGVGGIEAEAAMLGQPVTFRSPEVVGLKLKGRLKGGVLATDLLLTIAEKLRHSNLVDKFVEVFGEGLSTLDPPTRATLSNMSPEYGCTAVLFPVDEKTQEYLRLTGRSEEHIGLVEAYLKEQGLFGPQDQIKYSEVIEVDLESVNFSVSGPRLPEQHRDLDKIGDSLLEYMKEGGRDDIHSLIRFENEGGPALHAPEFKFDRANLRSSNIILEGKGETLNDGDIAIAAITSCTNTSNPEVMVAAGILARNAVKKGLRVGKKVKTSLAPGSRVVSDYLQESGLQPYLDTLGFSLVGYGCTTCIGNSGPLQKEIEEAIVNDHIFTAAVLSGNRNFEARIHRNVKANYLMSPPLVVAFAIAGTVLIDLTRKPLGLDLNGNSVFLRDIWPSSEEIRYVIENSLKRDIFTKRYADLDQYNPMWVKLDVPSTPLYAWDEDSTYIRKPPFFEDFKVEPEISSPEIRSARVLLVLGDSVSTDHISPAGSFGKETPAGKFLVEHGVKSADFNSYGSRRGNHEVMARGTFANNRLRNLLVSREGGYTVHFPDKVETSVFAASSAYRMENTPLIVIAGQHYGVGSSRDWSAKGPYLLGVKAVIAQSYERIHRGNLVGMGIIPLQFLDGKNFESLKLDPSMPIDISFPNGIRPGAKAVLRYKEKESNKELSADLIVRIETRIEEKYIHSGGILQYVLGKLLK comes from the coding sequence TTGAACAAAGTAGACAGTAATCTGGCAGAATCTAAACTTAGGCAAGTAAGTTCTATAAAGATTGGTGATAGATCGTATTACTATTTTTCGTTGAAGGCCCTCGAACGCCTCGGACACGACATATCACGTCTTCCGATAACTATCCGTATCTTCCTAGAATCTCTTATAAGGAATCTGGATATGAACGAGGTAACTGAGACTGACGTAGAGAATCTCCTGAAATGGACACCTGAGAATCCAGGTGATTTCGAGATCCCATTTAAGGTTGCGCGGGTACTGATGCAGGACTTCACTGGCGTACCAGCTATTGTTGATCTTGCTGCAATGCGTGAAGCTGGCAGAATCAATGGTAGCGACCCCCAGATTATTAATCCGCAGATACCAGTAGACCTTGTAATAGATCATTCTGTGCAGGTAGACTTTTGGGGCAAACCTGACGCACTTACACTGAATATTGAGAAGGAGTTTGAGAGAAATGCAGAAAGATACAGATTCTTGAAATGGGCACAGTCTTCCTTTAAAAACCTAAGAATTGTTGCACCGTCGGTTGGCATTTGTCATCAGGTGAATCTGGAATATCTGGCTCAAGTCGTCAAGGTCTCGGAGATGGATGGAAAACAGTATGCTTTTCCAGACACTCTGGTGGGGACCGACTCGCATACCACTATGGTGAACGGTATAGGCGTCCTTGGTTGGGGAGTTGGTGGAATTGAAGCAGAAGCAGCGATGCTGGGTCAGCCAGTAACCTTCAGATCTCCAGAGGTAGTCGGGTTAAAGTTGAAAGGAAGACTCAAGGGGGGTGTACTGGCAACTGATCTCCTTCTTACCATTGCGGAAAAGCTCAGGCACAGCAACCTGGTTGACAAGTTTGTCGAGGTTTTCGGGGAAGGGTTATCGACACTCGATCCTCCCACAAGAGCAACGCTTTCCAACATGTCCCCGGAATACGGTTGTACTGCGGTACTCTTTCCGGTTGATGAGAAAACACAGGAATATCTCAGGCTAACGGGAAGAAGTGAAGAGCACATTGGCCTGGTAGAGGCTTACCTAAAGGAGCAGGGTCTATTTGGCCCCCAGGATCAAATCAAGTATTCCGAGGTAATAGAGGTGGATCTCGAGAGTGTCAACTTTTCTGTTTCCGGTCCGCGACTGCCGGAGCAACACCGCGATCTGGATAAAATCGGAGACAGCCTTCTTGAATATATGAAAGAAGGGGGGAGAGATGACATCCATTCACTTATTCGCTTCGAAAACGAAGGGGGACCGGCATTACATGCCCCGGAATTCAAGTTCGATCGAGCGAATCTGAGATCCTCAAACATTATTCTCGAGGGTAAAGGGGAAACGCTTAATGATGGCGACATTGCCATTGCAGCTATTACCAGTTGCACCAACACCAGCAATCCAGAAGTCATGGTTGCTGCAGGGATTTTGGCAAGAAACGCCGTAAAAAAGGGATTGAGGGTTGGCAAGAAGGTAAAAACAAGTTTAGCGCCAGGTTCCCGAGTAGTGTCCGACTATCTTCAAGAATCTGGGTTGCAACCATATTTAGATACTCTAGGGTTTAGCCTGGTAGGTTATGGCTGTACAACATGTATCGGTAACAGTGGCCCTCTTCAAAAGGAGATTGAAGAAGCAATAGTCAATGACCACATCTTTACTGCTGCGGTTCTTTCTGGCAACAGAAATTTCGAGGCTAGGATCCATAGAAACGTAAAGGCAAACTATTTGATGTCCCCGCCTTTGGTGGTAGCATTCGCAATAGCAGGAACAGTCTTGATAGATCTAACTCGCAAGCCACTGGGACTGGACCTTAATGGCAACAGTGTTTTCCTGAGAGATATATGGCCTAGCTCTGAGGAGATAAGGTATGTTATCGAAAACTCTCTTAAGAGGGATATTTTTACGAAGAGATATGCAGACCTCGACCAATATAATCCGATGTGGGTCAAGCTTGATGTACCATCGACTCCATTGTATGCCTGGGATGAAGATAGCACCTACATAAGAAAACCACCGTTTTTCGAGGATTTTAAAGTCGAACCAGAGATCAGCAGCCCTGAAATACGGTCTGCGCGAGTGCTCCTGGTTTTGGGAGATTCTGTTTCTACTGATCATATTTCACCTGCCGGTTCCTTCGGGAAGGAGACTCCCGCTGGAAAATTCCTTGTTGAGCATGGAGTCAAGAGCGCTGATTTTAATTCCTATGGCTCGAGGAGGGGAAATCATGAAGTAATGGCCAGGGGGACATTTGCAAATAACAGATTAAGGAACCTGCTGGTTTCCAGGGAAGGGGGATATACAGTACACTTTCCCGACAAGGTAGAGACCAGTGTTTTTGCGGCTTCCTCGGCCTACAGGATGGAAAACACTCCTCTAATAGTGATCGCAGGACAGCATTACGGTGTCGGAAGTTCAAGAGACTGGTCAGCGAAAGGGCCTTATCTTCTTGGAGTAAAAGCAGTGATAGCCCAGAGTTACGAGCGAATACATAGAGGTAACCTCGTAGGTATGGGTATAATTCCCCTGCAGTTCTTAGATGGGAAAAATTTTGAGAGTCTGAAACTTGATCCGAGCATGCCGATCGACATTTCATTCCCGAATGGCATAAGACCTGGAGCTAAGGCGGTTCTTCGTTACAAGGAGAAAGAAAGCAACAAAGAGTTGTCAGCAGACCTAATAGTTAGGATAGAGACGCGGATTGAGGAAAAGTACATTCACAGTGGTGGGATACTGCAATACGTGCTTGGAAAGTTGCTGAAGTGA
- a CDS encoding HTH DNA binding domain protein yields MEVEIKFKEPVAWIKDLVETHSASIKIRDIRMSGETVKDLFEIFMPYGKIEGFSSEFLNGKKAEKNNVTIVDDTHATAIVNAHECAICRSILNWDLFLTEAYSDNSGDIIMKWLVPDEATVSGFLKRLEEDGVKFELLKKRALSKRSDITSRQELVVKTALELGFFDYPKKVNLEGLSKRLNVSYVTLAEILRRAEKHIISSYFKKRDE; encoded by the coding sequence ATGGAAGTTGAGATAAAATTCAAGGAACCGGTAGCCTGGATTAAAGACTTAGTGGAAACACATTCCGCAAGCATCAAGATCAGGGACATCAGGATGAGCGGTGAAACGGTGAAGGACCTTTTTGAAATTTTCATGCCTTACGGAAAGATCGAGGGATTTTCTTCAGAGTTTCTAAACGGAAAGAAAGCTGAAAAGAATAACGTGACAATCGTGGATGACACTCATGCGACTGCTATTGTCAATGCGCATGAGTGTGCAATATGCAGATCAATCCTGAATTGGGATCTGTTCCTCACAGAAGCTTACTCCGACAACTCTGGTGACATAATCATGAAATGGCTAGTGCCAGATGAAGCAACCGTCAGTGGATTTCTTAAGAGGCTTGAGGAAGATGGTGTGAAGTTCGAACTGCTCAAGAAACGTGCCCTCTCCAAAAGGAGTGATATTACATCTAGGCAGGAGTTAGTGGTGAAGACAGCTCTTGAACTTGGTTTCTTTGATTATCCCAAGAAAGTCAATCTTGAGGGCCTGTCAAAGAGGCTTAATGTTTCCTATGTAACACTAGCTGAGATACTTAGGCGTGCCGAGAAACACATAATATCATCATATTTCAAGAAAAGAGATGAATAA
- the shyC_2 gene encoding Sulfhydrogenase 2 subunit gamma — protein sequence MGRENEIKEYLAKIIPLEPLLVTLSNIQSAKYIPVPKYLIRIHNEENDMSLYQGRTEFRGKTMETPAIKTFFFDKPGSFDFVPGQHIVLKIPDLNEDPKGNSRIFSITSRPADDFISISTKVSGQNSIFKERLDSLEPGAEVEVIGPSGNFTLDKSDSEAVLVCGGIGITPFISIIRSNYVLEKPRRIVLIHSTTSREETPFREELDNIVKAGDWLRLQRFHTREASAGTDFISGHINAAALVESIGNTVGKQFYISGPPSFVEDLSDMLKTALKIDPRYIRTERFYGY from the coding sequence TTGGGACGTGAAAACGAAATAAAAGAATATCTGGCAAAAATCATCCCACTGGAGCCCCTTTTGGTGACTCTCAGCAACATTCAAAGTGCTAAATACATCCCAGTTCCAAAATATTTAATCCGTATTCATAATGAGGAAAATGACATGTCACTGTATCAAGGAAGAACTGAATTTAGGGGAAAAACTATGGAGACACCCGCAATTAAGACATTCTTTTTTGATAAGCCGGGTAGTTTTGATTTCGTTCCCGGTCAACATATTGTTCTGAAAATACCTGACCTGAATGAAGACCCGAAAGGTAATTCCAGGATATTTTCAATTACTTCTCGTCCAGCGGACGACTTTATATCGATCAGTACAAAGGTATCCGGGCAGAATTCCATCTTCAAAGAGAGATTGGATAGCCTGGAACCCGGAGCTGAAGTCGAGGTCATTGGACCAAGTGGGAACTTCACGCTTGACAAGTCAGATTCTGAAGCAGTTCTTGTTTGTGGAGGCATCGGAATAACGCCTTTCATTAGCATAATAAGAAGCAACTATGTTCTCGAAAAACCGCGGAGAATAGTACTTATCCATTCTACGACATCCAGGGAGGAGACTCCTTTTCGTGAAGAACTAGACAATATCGTCAAAGCGGGGGATTGGCTAAGACTTCAGAGGTTTCACACTCGAGAAGCATCTGCAGGGACAGATTTCATATCAGGGCATATTAATGCTGCCGCGCTAGTTGAGTCAATTGGAAATACCGTTGGAAAGCAATTCTATATATCAGGTCCCCCCTCGTTTGTGGAAGACTTATCCGATATGCTGAAAACCGCTTTGAAAATCGACCCGAGGTATATCAGGACCGAACGCTTTTATGGTTATTAA
- a CDS encoding cob(I)alamin adenolsyltransferase/cobinamide ATP-dependent adenolsyltransferase, which translates to MLRLKTGLVEVYTGNGKGKTTAAFGLAFRAVGWGMKVYVIQFMKMGTYGENQSSAKFADNLKVEYIGKPYFIAWEEDIPLEDRERIRNVRLFPRGQPPSDYVTLAQESLKNAKSEMISGKWDIVIMDEINVALYYKLIEQVQLVDLIDAKPGNVELVFTGRNVPEEILKRADLITEMREIKHPYSKGVSARRGIDF; encoded by the coding sequence ATGCTTAGACTTAAGACAGGGCTTGTCGAAGTTTATACAGGCAACGGGAAAGGAAAGACAACTGCTGCCTTTGGACTTGCTTTCAGAGCAGTTGGATGGGGCATGAAAGTTTACGTTATACAGTTTATGAAAATGGGAACATATGGCGAAAACCAGTCTTCAGCGAAATTTGCAGATAATCTCAAGGTAGAGTATATTGGGAAACCATATTTCATTGCCTGGGAAGAGGATATACCATTGGAGGATCGTGAGAGGATAAGGAATGTCAGACTCTTTCCGCGCGGGCAACCCCCGTCAGACTATGTAACATTGGCTCAGGAAAGCCTGAAAAACGCAAAGTCGGAAATGATCTCCGGGAAGTGGGATATCGTAATAATGGATGAGATCAATGTGGCGCTATATTACAAACTGATAGAACAGGTGCAACTGGTAGATTTGATTGATGCAAAGCCTGGCAATGTTGAACTGGTTTTTACGGGAAGAAACGTACCGGAAGAGATACTGAAGAGAGCGGACTTAATCACAGAGATGCGCGAGATAAAGCACCCATATTCCAAAGGGGTGTCTGCGCGCAGAGGTATAGATTTCTGA
- a CDS encoding molybdopterin biosynthesis protein MoeB: protein MSLAPFSSKKVNNLSPFDISEIFENEPDSAVVIDVREPWEYYGDTGHVKNSIHIPMGEIPDRFDSIKKHEGKKIILICNSGERSYYAARYLMDQGLNNVYNTDGGIMKWLMSGLDLEYD, encoded by the coding sequence ATGTCATTAGCTCCATTCTCTTCCAAGAAAGTGAACAATTTGTCACCGTTTGACATCAGCGAGATTTTCGAAAATGAGCCTGATTCAGCTGTGGTAATAGATGTAAGAGAACCATGGGAGTATTACGGAGACACCGGGCACGTGAAGAATTCCATTCACATCCCTATGGGCGAGATACCGGACAGGTTTGACTCCATCAAGAAACACGAAGGAAAGAAGATAATTCTTATATGTAATAGTGGTGAGCGGAGTTACTATGCGGCAAGATACCTGATGGATCAGGGCCTCAATAATGTTTACAACACAGATGGTGGCATAATGAAGTGGCTGATGTCCGGTCTAGATCTTGAATACGACTGA
- a CDS encoding Hemerythrin HHE cation binding domain protein, producing MTDEKNMLDEEHEELIEALGEVAREKTEVGRLFSEVLGIFRTHLNRENETIIPLLGYLKDRLGGYDADGKEALNIARMKFEDSYPEMIQEHEDMAKLIRSAQELLKNTPDRLASDLAGHLLHHVELEEELLYPAAFASGDLVEYELELPGEKIKQ from the coding sequence ATGACAGATGAAAAAAATATGCTGGATGAGGAACACGAAGAGTTGATAGAGGCACTGGGAGAAGTAGCACGCGAAAAAACCGAGGTTGGAAGATTATTTTCTGAAGTCCTGGGAATTTTCAGGACACACCTCAACAGGGAAAATGAGACCATAATCCCTTTGCTTGGATACCTCAAGGACAGGCTTGGCGGGTACGATGCAGATGGCAAAGAGGCGCTTAACATTGCACGAATGAAATTCGAGGATAGCTACCCCGAAATGATACAGGAACATGAAGACATGGCCAAACTTATCAGGTCTGCCCAGGAACTACTGAAGAACACCCCTGATAGACTAGCGTCAGACCTGGCCGGACATCTGCTCCACCATGTAGAGCTGGAAGAGGAGTTACTCTACCCTGCAGCTTTTGCATCTGGAGATCTAGTGGAATACGAACTGGAGCTCCCCGGTGAGAAAATCAAGCAATGA
- the trmI_1 gene encoding tRNA (adenine(57)-N(1)/adenine(58)-N(1))-methyltransferase TrmI — MAMKVIQCEEKYGTLDNENFTVSIRGKTFHLSRNSSIDSGDSIRINNEIWHVMDFNPSLFPLISERKAQIIQAYDASYIIARSGIHPGSNVVESGVGSGALTAHLLWAIGNGGTLTTIDYDSGRINTARAGLERFFDLRNWHTINDRMENDHGLRGVDACILDVPNPWDSLAVSKKYLRSGGILVSYCPNFNQSERFVTDATDMGFTVVETVELELRKIIVRPGSTRPDGTGLKHTGFITFVMNSGNYVTDVA; from the coding sequence TTGGCAATGAAAGTAATCCAGTGTGAGGAAAAGTATGGCACACTTGATAATGAAAATTTCACTGTCTCTATTCGCGGAAAGACATTTCATCTCAGCAGGAACTCATCCATAGATAGCGGGGATTCAATCAGAATAAACAATGAGATATGGCATGTAATGGACTTCAATCCATCACTATTTCCCCTTATTTCAGAGAGAAAGGCACAGATAATTCAGGCATACGACGCATCCTACATAATAGCAAGATCAGGTATACATCCCGGAAGTAACGTTGTTGAATCAGGGGTTGGAAGCGGCGCCCTGACTGCACACCTTCTCTGGGCCATTGGTAACGGTGGTACCCTTACGACCATTGATTATGATTCCGGGAGAATTAACACCGCCAGGGCTGGCCTGGAAAGGTTTTTTGATCTTAGAAACTGGCATACAATAAATGACAGGATGGAAAATGATCACGGGTTAAGAGGTGTCGATGCTTGCATCCTGGATGTTCCAAATCCCTGGGATTCATTGGCCGTTTCAAAGAAGTATCTACGTAGTGGAGGTATTCTTGTTTCATACTGCCCTAATTTCAACCAGTCGGAAAGATTCGTTACCGATGCTACAGACATGGGCTTCACCGTCGTTGAAACCGTGGAACTTGAATTAAGGAAAATAATAGTCAGGCCTGGATCTACAAGACCTGATGGTACCGGGCTTAAACACACTGGTTTCATTACATTTGTCATGAATTCAGGAAACTATGTAACAGATGTCGCATAG
- a CDS encoding putative isochorismatase family protein, whose translation MEKLDMNSALVIVDVQKGWDDDFWGKRNNPEAEKNIARLLDAWRSSRRPVVFFQHMSRNPKSPLFPGQAGNEIKEIVKPIDDEKVFTKSVNSCFIGTGFEDWLRENGIDTLVIVGITTQHCVSTTARMSGNLGFRTFVVSDATVAFEAKGVNGVKYDAETVHALSLATIMDEFATVLNTEAMLKKS comes from the coding sequence ATGGAAAAGCTAGATATGAATTCAGCATTGGTTATAGTTGACGTTCAGAAGGGATGGGACGATGACTTTTGGGGAAAGCGAAACAATCCTGAGGCAGAGAAGAATATAGCCCGGCTCCTTGATGCCTGGAGATCGTCAAGAAGGCCCGTGGTTTTCTTTCAGCACATGTCAAGAAACCCTAAGTCCCCACTATTCCCAGGTCAGGCTGGCAATGAAATCAAGGAGATTGTCAAGCCGATTGATGATGAAAAAGTATTCACGAAAAGCGTAAATAGCTGTTTTATCGGCACTGGATTCGAGGACTGGCTGAGGGAGAATGGCATCGATACCCTTGTGATTGTTGGAATAACAACTCAGCATTGTGTCTCGACCACAGCGAGGATGTCGGGAAATCTGGGGTTCAGGACATTCGTCGTATCAGACGCAACAGTTGCATTTGAGGCAAAAGGAGTCAACGGTGTGAAGTACGATGCAGAAACTGTTCACGCCCTATCGCTTGCAACTATTATGGATGAATTCGCTACTGTTCTCAACACGGAAGCAATGCTTAAGAAATCTTGA
- the gck gene encoding Glycerate 2-kinase yields the protein MIEIINAKDINIGKRGKILISSISEVFGELSPESIFSNFGKEISELTDSFNKIFIIGFGKASYNMYAGIRRFIRKNPVLAEIVAPENMEIVNAFDELKILRGTHPETGALSEASTEAIIGDLKGLDHTDLVLVLISGGGSALFEKPEAGFSIDDISRIGKCMMSAGADIREMNAVRGVLSAVKAGKLARILYPATVRAYIISDVIGDDVSVIASGPLSPSGQDREFISRTILKYSGMCGYKSEDLLSMLDESQTDKYFEKVSNTIILGNRDFVKGITQKIEKLGEIPVVLGSDISGDVVTVSRLIANTCRAIYDLKGHGFWLVTGGETTVHVKGKGMGGRNQELAIRFAVEMKRDERFTIMSIGTDGIDGSSPAMGGILDNSSLLELSKLGIEAYLDNNDTYTLLAKNRSAIITGFTGTNVSDLIVIHYDQL from the coding sequence TTGATAGAGATAATTAACGCAAAAGATATCAACATCGGGAAAAGGGGAAAAATCCTAATTTCATCAATCAGCGAAGTTTTTGGGGAACTTAGCCCAGAGAGTATCTTTTCAAATTTCGGGAAGGAGATTTCTGAACTGACTGACTCATTCAACAAAATTTTCATAATAGGATTTGGAAAGGCGTCCTACAACATGTATGCCGGAATCAGGAGATTTATCCGGAAGAATCCAGTACTCGCAGAGATAGTCGCACCGGAGAACATGGAAATAGTCAATGCTTTTGACGAATTGAAGATTCTAAGGGGAACGCATCCTGAAACTGGAGCCCTAAGTGAAGCTTCTACAGAAGCTATTATTGGTGACCTGAAAGGCCTCGATCATACGGACCTTGTGTTGGTATTGATTTCCGGGGGTGGATCTGCTTTGTTTGAAAAACCTGAAGCGGGTTTCAGCATAGATGACATTTCCAGGATAGGAAAGTGCATGATGTCGGCTGGTGCTGACATAAGGGAAATGAATGCAGTTAGAGGAGTACTTTCTGCAGTGAAAGCCGGAAAACTTGCAAGGATCCTTTATCCAGCCACAGTGAGGGCGTATATAATCTCAGATGTAATAGGAGATGACGTAAGCGTTATCGCGTCAGGTCCGCTAAGCCCATCCGGGCAGGACAGGGAATTTATATCCAGAACGATCCTAAAATACTCCGGTATGTGCGGCTACAAGTCGGAAGATCTTCTTTCCATGTTGGATGAAAGTCAAACGGACAAATATTTCGAGAAAGTGTCCAATACCATAATACTCGGAAATCGCGACTTCGTAAAAGGAATAACCCAAAAGATAGAAAAACTCGGGGAGATACCGGTTGTTCTTGGAAGCGACATAAGCGGAGATGTTGTCACTGTTTCCCGGCTCATTGCAAACACATGCAGAGCGATATATGATCTGAAGGGACATGGGTTCTGGCTGGTTACCGGAGGGGAGACAACAGTGCACGTAAAGGGAAAGGGCATGGGAGGAAGAAACCAGGAACTCGCGATACGATTTGCAGTGGAAATGAAGCGGGACGAACGTTTCACCATAATGTCCATAGGTACCGATGGGATAGATGGGAGCAGCCCTGCAATGGGTGGGATCTTAGATAACAGCTCCCTGTTGGAACTGTCCAAATTAGGCATTGAAGCATATCTTGACAATAACGATACATACACACTTCTTGCAAAAAACAGGTCTGCAATCATTACGGGATTCACGGGTACCAATGTTTCCGACTTGATTGTGATTCATTATGACCAGTTATAG
- a CDS encoding hypothetical protein (putative conserved protein), with product MISLSSVYDPEPASPGKRVLVDRLWPRGISKERLNPSIWFKEIAPSSELRKWFSHEPAKWDEFRRLYFLELDKNPVTLDLLRYCKNEDVLFLFSAKNKEYNNAVALKEYVLKHLDM from the coding sequence ATGATCTCTTTGTCCTCGGTGTACGATCCTGAACCAGCTAGCCCAGGAAAGAGGGTGCTCGTTGATAGATTGTGGCCGAGGGGGATTTCCAAAGAGAGACTAAACCCAAGCATTTGGTTCAAAGAAATTGCACCTTCGAGTGAATTGAGAAAGTGGTTTTCACACGAACCCGCGAAGTGGGATGAATTTAGAAGGCTATACTTTCTGGAACTCGACAAGAACCCGGTCACCCTGGATCTATTACGGTATTGCAAAAATGAAGACGTGCTGTTTCTATTCTCAGCTAAAAATAAAGAGTATAACAACGCTGTAGCCTTGAAGGAATACGTTCTGAAGCATCTGGATATGTGA